The genome window GATTGATTGGGATGAGACTGCATAGCTCTGTGTTTGGCTATATTACAAATACACCGACAATCATTCTTTCTTACCATCCTAAATGTGATGGATGGGCCAAGCAAATTCAAGCAGATAAAGAGTATATTATTCCGTCCCATTCCTTTGAAGAGGAGAGCATATGGCATGCTCTTAAACAAATTATAGCTGGACAATATAGGTATCCAAAACTATCGATAAAGGATGCACAATCACTAGCGATGAAAAATTGGGAGGGTGCAAGATGGTCGCTGTCTCAGTAGTTATTCCACTATATAATAAAGTACAATATATTGAACGAACGATTATGTCCATTCTTTCGCAAACATTTCAAGATTTTGAGATTATTATTGTAGATGATGGTTCAACAGATGGCAGTGTTGAAAAAGCGGAAACATGGATAGACGAGCGGATTAAGGTCCTAAAGATGGAACACAAAGGTGCCTCAGCAGCTAGAAACAAGGGAATACTTGCAGCTACAGCTGAATTAATTACATTTATTGATGCAGATGATGAGTGGAAACCAGGTTTTCTTGAGAAAATTATCTATTTAAAAGATAAATATCCTGAATGTGGCGCTTATGCAACAAGCTATGAAATCGTTCTGCCGACGAAAAAGAAAATAATCCCATCCATATATCAAACACCTGAAAAGTGGGAAGGGGTATTTACAAACTATGTTGAAAAAACATTAAAGGATTTACCAATCATTTCTTCTGCAATCGCAGTTCGAAAGCAAGTTTTTGATAAAATAGGTTTATTTAAAGAGGGAGAGCCTCTTGGTGAAGATCAAGATATGTGGTTGCGAATTGGAATGAACTATTCGATTGCTTATATAAATGAAAGCAATGCCATTTATTACCGCGGGTTAGAAAACAGTGTATGCATGGATTTGACCATATTAAATCGCTATCCGATCATTTATTCATTAGAGAATTTGCTTCATAAAGAGGAAATTCCATATATAGATTTGTATTTGTCAAAATTAAAATTAGACTATAGTAAAAGATTACTAGAGGCAAATAAATTAGATTCTGCTTGGCAAGAATTACAGAATACAAAAGCAAGTGTTTATAAATGGCAAAAAATAAAACTTTGGTTATTCTACTATTGGAAAAAAATCAGCAATAAATATAGTTTTACACAAAAAAACATAATAAAAAATGCCCGTAAGCTGTAATCCTAGGAAAAAGTGCCCCATGCTAATACAAGCGGAGGCGAGAAGTTATTTATGGTATTTGCTGAAAAATTGGGAGTTTGGCTGATATCCCTGAAGTTTTGGCTGATATATTTCAAGTTTGGCTGATATCCCTGAAGTTTTGGCTGATATATTTCAAGTTTGGCTGATATCCCTGAAGTTTTGGCTGATATATTTCAAGCTTGGCTGATATCCCTGAAGTTTTGGCTGATATATTTCAAGCTTGGCTGATATCCCTGAAGTTTTGGCTGATATATTTCAAGTTTGGCTGATATCCCTGAAGTTTTGGCTGATATATTTCAAGTTTGGCTGATATCCCTGAAGTTTTGGCTGATATATTTCAAGCTTGGCTGATATCCCTGAAGTTTTGGCTGATATTATCCAAGTTTGGCTGATTCCACCCTCGCTTTGGCTGAATAAATCCATAGTTTGGCTGAAAAGCCGTTTGCAGAGGCTGAAATCCATCTCGCATTAGCTAATAAATCCAAAGGGGCAGATAAATTCCCCGTTTGACTGATACTATATGATATTTTGGTTTACTTACCGTATTTAATCAACTTGAATTTAAATGTTAGCTTTCTTCACTGCAACTATAACTATCCCAAAATTTTCATTTATGAATAATATAACTTATTTTCTTACTTTCATTTCCCACAAACGAATACATTCCTAAAGAAAAGTAAATGATTAATTTGTAAGAAGGCAACTTTTTTTCTCTAGACCCACTGCTTTCTTTTCTGCTAATATGTTTAAGTTGACTTTTTAAGTGTATTGAAATTTTTGGAAAATAAAAGAGGTTGATGAAATTTGGGATCGAGAGAATTGCTAGCCAAACGAGTAGCTTGGATTAGTGTAATTAGTAATATTATCTTAACAATTGGGAAAATAATAGTGGGTTGGATAGGGAATAGTGATGCGGTTTTTGCCGATGGAATTCACTCAGCTGCAGATGTGTTTGCCTCTGTCCTTGTTTTAGTCGTTATTAAAATTGCGAATAAACCGGCAGATCAGGAACATCCATATGGACATGGGAAGGCAGAAATAATTGTATCTGGTATTGTTGGTATGATTCTTTTATGTGTCTCTATCTACTTGGTATATGAAGTAATAATTGGGTTATTCCATCCCATCACAACACCAAGTATGATTGCAATGTGGGTTGCTGTTATTTCTTATATTTCGAAAGTGCTATTATATCGATATAGTAAAAGGATTGCGAAGGAACAAAGCAGTAAAGCAATTGAAGCAATTGCTTATGATCATAAGGCTGATATTGTGGCATCCATTGCAGCAGCAATAGGCGTTCTGTTCTCTATCCTTGGAGAAAAGTTGAATATACATTTATTTCTTTATGGAGATAAGCTTGCAACGATCATTGTAGCTTATTTGATTTTTAAAATTGCGAAGGAAATGGTAAGTGAAGCTTTTGATATTTTACTGGAGCGGAATATAGATCTGGCAATTTTAGCAGAGTATCATGACATAATTTCTTCCTTTGCTGAAGTAAAGCGAATTGACCGACTCCGTGCTAGAGAACATGGTCACTATATATTAGTCGATTTACGTATCTCAATCGATTACGATAAAACCATTAAGGAAGGTCATGATTTATCTAGAAAAATAAAAAAGAAATTAATGGCAAAGCACGATAATATTAATGAAGTGCTAATTCATTTGAATCCATATTTTAAGGACTAGCATTCTTTTGTCCATGCAAAGATACCGCAATTACTTTTTATATAACTAAAAAAGGTCATGAAAAAGTGTTGTTCTTACATGAACGCTTTTTCAATGACCTTTTTCAATAATTCCAGACTTCTTTTAATGAAAATCGAAATAGCTCATTTAATTGTTCGGTTGGATCTTCCGAATTTTTTTGCAACCCTTTTGCGTATGCTTCTAGCTCGTGGATCTCACTTTCTAAGAATGTATTAATGAGATTGATTCGTGGTTCAAGTGATAATTCTTCGCCGGATTTTTTTCTTTCTAATAAAGTACTAATACTTGTAAGAAGGTCACCAGCAGGGATAAGTTCATGTACTAATGTTTCGAACTCCATTGGCGGAACCGTTTGGTATATTTGAGTCCACTTTGCTGCTAAAATTGGTCTTAATACATAAAAATATTTTTTTATTTTAACGGTATCTCCTTGTAGGTATTCTCGAAAATTTCCTTTTGCCATATTTAAATAATGATAGATAATGGAAGCAGGCGAGAATATTTCTTTTTCTAGTTCTTTCATTTGATCGATGGTTGAAAAACGCTGATAATATACCATATTAGAGCGTAACCATTCTAATAACGGAGGATTGGACTTGCGAAAAAGCTTAAGCGTTTTAGTTAGTTCCCAGCCGCTCATATCTAATAAGGGATCAACAGGGATTGATAATGAATCGTGGTTTGGAATCTCGATTACATCTCGGCTGCGATCAATCGATAAGTACCAGTTTGGCTGGTGAATATAAATAAAGCGAACATCATAATCACTATCCTTGGATGGAAAGCCCCATGCCCGACTTCCAGATTCACATGCATAAAGCACCTTTATGTTAAATTCCTTTTCCGTTTGCTCAATCACTTTTCTGATATGGTTTTCCAAAGGCATATACCTCCAATTGATTTTTGCTCATTTTACCAAAAAAATCAGCGATTTACCATATTAATCTGCAAAATGATAACGTTCTCATGTACAATAATAGGGAGTGCTTATTTTGTCTGACTATCCCTTTAGGGAGTAATTGGGGGAAAGAATAACAAGGAGGAGGAAGTAAAATTGAAGAATATACCGATTGCCATCCAAATGTATACGTTAAGAAATGAGTGTGAGGAGGATTTTCGCGGAACCCTCCGTAAAGTGGCGGATCTTGGATTTCAAGGAGTAGAGCTTGCTGGATATGGGGGAATCCCTGTAGCAGAATTAAAGGAATTATTGGATGAACTAAATTTACGAGTAGCAGCATGCCATGTGCCATTAACTGATTTAGAGAGCGATCTTTCCCAGGTTATTCAAGATCAAATAGTATTAGGGAGTAAATTTTTAGTATGTCCCTATCTTTTACCAGACAAAAGAACAGAAGCGGATTATCAATCACTAATTTCTTTCTTGAATATGGCAGGAGCAGAATGTCGAAAAGCAGGGATATCTCTCTGTTATCATAATCATGATTTTGAATTAGATATAATGAGTGATGGAAGAACGGCATTAGCTACGATAATGGAAGATACAGATCCAACATTAGTTTTTGCAGAACCGGATGTATACTGGCTTTCGAAGCGAGACTATGATCCAGCAAAATGGATTGATACATATAAAGACAGAATGAAGCTTATTCATTTAAAGGATATGACAACCGATGAAGAACAATTCTTTGCTGAGGTAGGTACAGGAAGTATTGATTTTCAAGCAATACTTGAAAAAGGAGAGGACATAGATATCCAATGGTGGATCATTGAACAGGATGCAACTAGAAGAACTCCATTGGAAAGCATTGAAATTAGTTTGCGAAATCTAAGGGAAATGTTAGCGGTACGGTAGATATAAACGTAACTAGATAAATCAGTGGGGATTTCCCCACTGATGAAATGTACCTTTTCCTATTCTCTAAGTAAGGGCATGGAACAACAACGAAATGATCCACCAGATTTAATGATTTCGGAAAAATCAACCTCGAGTACTTCATACCCTCTTTTTTGCAATTCTTTATTAACCCCTTCATTCATAGGTAAACTAATTACCTTTTTGTTGCCAATGGATAATACATTTGTACCTAATGTTTCTTGCTCTTTAGCGCTTACGTGAATGAATTCATAACGTTCTCGCAGTAATTTTTCTTTTTCTTTATGAAATTCCCCTGGGAAAATTAATCCCTCTGTAGGAGAAAGAATATTAAAGACACAATCTAGATGGAGATATGTATCCGTAAACGGGACAGCTATGACATCATAAGAAGGCATCAAGGTCTGTAAATGGCGGACCGCTGCTTCATTTGTACGCTGACTGATGCCTACAAAAATTGTTTTCCCATCAATAATCACATCGCCGCCTTCAATAAAATTGCCTTTAATATCTGTATAAGTGATTTCTTTTTTCTTTAAATAATCTATTAAAACTCTTTCTTCTCCATGTCTAGCATCTCGTGCCATTTCTGCCACAAAGATCTGACTTCCTAAAGTGAAGCCGATATCTCTTGTAAAAACCTGTTCATGGTATTTTTCTTCTGATGGAAGAAGCAGTGTTTCCACTCCATTTTTTTGTAGAGTTTCAATAAACATTTCATGCTGCTTTACGGCTAGTTTTTTATCAATATTTTTCTTTGCATGTTTTTTTTGAATATCATTTATAGGGACTTTAATAGCCATATATTCGGGAGAAACTAAGACCACTGTTTTTAATGGATCATATTCATTGGAACAATGTATTTTCATGATAAAACCCTTTCCATTATAGTATAGAAATTAGTTTTTCCTGAATGACTTTTTTTATGAAAGAACTTGTGAAATCATTTTTAGGGGATGAGGTTTATGTGAAGGCAATGAAAGACACAATTGCAAGAATAAGTGGTGGAAGTGGTGTTCATAGAAGGGATATGGGCAAGAAAACCTAGAGGAAGTGGCGTTCATCAGGGAAATGAAAGCGAAGAAAAACCAGTAGAAGTAGCATTCATTCCACTATTATAGTTAAACCAAAGGAAAAAAAGACAGACAAAAGCCAGTGAAGAATGCCTTCACTGGCTTTTGTCATTTAGTCATTAGTTTTCGTCAATATCTTTACGATTTTTCTTAAATAGTTTAGAAAGAATTTCATAAACAATAGGGACGATAACAAGTGTTAACAACGTAGAACTGATTAAACCACCAATAACAGTAATACCAAGGTCTTTAGAGATTAATCCACTACCACCAGAACCAACTGCTAGTGGAATTAATGCACCAATTGTTGCAATAGCTGTCATTAGAATTGGACGAAGACGTGTTGATCCTGCTTCAAGAATCGCTTCACGCATATTCATTCCATCTCGTTCCATATGAATGATTCGGTCTACTAATACAATGGCATTCGTTACTACAATACCAATTAACATTAAGAGCCCCATCATTACCGAAACAGAAATGGTCTGACCTGATAGGTACAATCCGACAAACGAACCGATAACAGCAAATGGTAAACTGAATAGAATCGAAAATGGAGCAACTCCTTCTCGGAATGTAACAACAAGGATAAAGTACACGATCGCAACAGCCGCAATCATAGCAATACCTAATTGTGTGAATGTTTCATTCATATCTGCAGTTACACCCGCAACTCCCATTGTAACGCCTTTTGGTAAGTCGATTTTATCGATTTCTTTATCTACTTCATTTGTTACTTTGGACACATTATCACCAATGATTTTTCCTGATACAGTTGCATAGTACTCGCCTTCACTACGAGAAAGCGTATTTTGGGTAGTTCCTTTTTTTACATCCACAAGTTTTGAAAGTGGCATATTTTGGCCAGTAGCAGTCGGGATTTCTGTATCTAGCATATCGTCGATTGATTTCGGCTGTGCTGATTTTTCTTGTTGGACAATAACATCAAGCTCCTGCCCGTCTTTTTCAATCGTTGTTAACACATCTTTTGAATTGTTAGGGCTTAGTGTTGCAAGTAGCTGACCAGCTGTTAACCCATATTGTAACAATTCTTGCTGATTTACTTTAAATGTATATTCCACATAAGCGTCTTCAGCTGTTGTAGTAACATCTTCTAAACCATCATTCTTTTTTAACATATCTTCCACTTTTTTCACTGACTCATTCAGCTTATCTAAATCTTCACTGTAGAATGTATAGCTAACTTCATTTGTTGACATTCCGGTTGATGAGAAGTCTTGGGATTTCCATTCGCCAGATTGGTCGAGATTTGTAATATATTCCTCAATTTCATCACGAGCTTCAGGGAAATTTTTCATATCTTCATCAAAGATGAGATACATAAGTGCACCGCCAGCTCCAGTGCCCATCATTGCGCTTTGTGCATCAGCTGTATCATTTATCGATAATTGAACGATATCGATATCTTTGCGGTCAAGCATTTTTTCTTCTACTTCTGTAACGTTCTTTAATGTCTCATCCTTTAGTTCACCCGTTTCTGGAGTGTAGGTGATATACATCGTTTTTTCTTCTTCACTTCCTAGGAAGCTAAAGCCGATTAAAGGAGTGAGGGCAACACTTCCAGCTAATAAAATAACAGCGATAACGGAAGTGATGATTTTATGATTAAGTGCTTTTTCGAGAATACCTTTATACCAAGTTGCCAATTTTCCAGCTTCTTTATGATTACTTTCTGTTTTCTCACTATATAATTTTTTCTTAAATAAGAAATGAGAAAGGGCTGGAACGATTGTAATGGCAACAAGTAATGATGCTCCAAGTGCGAAAGCCATTGTTAAGGCGAAAGGACGGAATAATTCTCCAACCATGCCTCCAACAAACATTAATGGAGCAAATACCGCAACTGTTACTAAAGTAGAAGACAGGATTGGTTTAAACATTTCAATCGTTGCTTCTCTAATAAGCGCGCGGCCAGTTAATTTTTCTTCTTTCAGGTGCAAGCGTCGATAAATATTTTCCACGACAACGATGGAGTCATCGATTACCCTTCCAATTGCCACGGTAATAGCACCTAGCGTCATAATATTTAATGTGATATCCATCCAGTTTAATAGTAGCAATGCCATGAAAATAGATACTGGAATGGAAATAATCGAGATAATCGTTGATTTAAAATCACGTAAGAATAGTAAAATGATTAATACAGCAATTAAACAACCAAATACGGCCTTTTCAACCATTGTAAGCACAGATTTTTCAATCGGATCTCCTTGGTCGAGAGAAACATCAATTACTAAGCCATCAATATTTTTTTGCTCATCTTTAATTAAATCTTTTACACTGTTAACAACATCAACAGTGTTTGCTTGTTGACCTTTGACAATTTGGATGGCGATTGCATCTTTACCATTTGTACGAGAAACTGATTCCACTTTCCCAACTACTTTAATTTTGGCAATATCGCTAAGTTTTACAAATGGGGAAGGATTTTGTTGAGATGGAGTGACAGGAATTTGCATATTCTTTAGTTCTTTTTCTGTCATAAATTTCCCATCAATTGCAACTGCTTGTTCGCCTTCTTCAAACTCGTAAAGTCCTAAAGAAACTGCTAAGTTACTCGCTTGAATCATATCTTTAACAGTATCTTCCGTTAAATCTAATTGCGCCATTTTTTCTTTATCATATGTTAAATCTACTTCTTCAATATGCTGACCTGTGATAGTTGCAGAAGCGACACCATTAATCTTTTCGATTTTTGGGAGAATGATATCTTCCACAGTTGAGGTTAATTCGGTAATGTCTTCTTTTGTACTGCTGACACTTAACGCTACAACTGGCATCATGTTCATACTGATTGCTGTAATTGTAGGTTCCTCTGCATCTTTAGGTAAGGTGACATTATCCAGAGCGGATTGTAAAGCTCGTTTTGCTTCATCCATATCCGTCCCATATTCATATTCTAATTGAACATTTGCCATGTTCGAATAAGAATTCGAATAG of Niallia circulans contains these proteins:
- a CDS encoding glycosyltransferase family 2 protein, whose product is MVAVSVVIPLYNKVQYIERTIMSILSQTFQDFEIIIVDDGSTDGSVEKAETWIDERIKVLKMEHKGASAARNKGILAATAELITFIDADDEWKPGFLEKIIYLKDKYPECGAYATSYEIVLPTKKKIIPSIYQTPEKWEGVFTNYVEKTLKDLPIISSAIAVRKQVFDKIGLFKEGEPLGEDQDMWLRIGMNYSIAYINESNAIYYRGLENSVCMDLTILNRYPIIYSLENLLHKEEIPYIDLYLSKLKLDYSKRLLEANKLDSAWQELQNTKASVYKWQKIKLWLFYYWKKISNKYSFTQKNIIKNARKL
- a CDS encoding cation diffusion facilitator family transporter, with amino-acid sequence MGSRELLAKRVAWISVISNIILTIGKIIVGWIGNSDAVFADGIHSAADVFASVLVLVVIKIANKPADQEHPYGHGKAEIIVSGIVGMILLCVSIYLVYEVIIGLFHPITTPSMIAMWVAVISYISKVLLYRYSKRIAKEQSSKAIEAIAYDHKADIVASIAAAIGVLFSILGEKLNIHLFLYGDKLATIIVAYLIFKIAKEMVSEAFDILLERNIDLAILAEYHDIISSFAEVKRIDRLRAREHGHYILVDLRISIDYDKTIKEGHDLSRKIKKKLMAKHDNINEVLIHLNPYFKD
- a CDS encoding nucleotidyltransferase domain-containing protein, which translates into the protein MENHIRKVIEQTEKEFNIKVLYACESGSRAWGFPSKDSDYDVRFIYIHQPNWYLSIDRSRDVIEIPNHDSLSIPVDPLLDMSGWELTKTLKLFRKSNPPLLEWLRSNMVYYQRFSTIDQMKELEKEIFSPASIIYHYLNMAKGNFREYLQGDTVKIKKYFYVLRPILAAKWTQIYQTVPPMEFETLVHELIPAGDLLTSISTLLERKKSGEELSLEPRINLINTFLESEIHELEAYAKGLQKNSEDPTEQLNELFRFSLKEVWNY
- a CDS encoding sugar phosphate isomerase/epimerase family protein, with protein sequence MKNIPIAIQMYTLRNECEEDFRGTLRKVADLGFQGVELAGYGGIPVAELKELLDELNLRVAACHVPLTDLESDLSQVIQDQIVLGSKFLVCPYLLPDKRTEADYQSLISFLNMAGAECRKAGISLCYHNHDFELDIMSDGRTALATIMEDTDPTLVFAEPDVYWLSKRDYDPAKWIDTYKDRMKLIHLKDMTTDEEQFFAEVGTGSIDFQAILEKGEDIDIQWWIIEQDATRRTPLESIEISLRNLREMLAVR
- a CDS encoding dimethylarginine dimethylaminohydrolase family protein: MKIHCSNEYDPLKTVVLVSPEYMAIKVPINDIQKKHAKKNIDKKLAVKQHEMFIETLQKNGVETLLLPSEEKYHEQVFTRDIGFTLGSQIFVAEMARDARHGEERVLIDYLKKKEITYTDIKGNFIEGGDVIIDGKTIFVGISQRTNEAAVRHLQTLMPSYDVIAVPFTDTYLHLDCVFNILSPTEGLIFPGEFHKEKEKLLRERYEFIHVSAKEQETLGTNVLSIGNKKVISLPMNEGVNKELQKRGYEVLEVDFSEIIKSGGSFRCCSMPLLRE
- a CDS encoding efflux RND transporter permease subunit; translated protein: MKGLVNFVLGNKLAVWLLTIIITVSGIYSGTKMNMETIPNISIPYLTVMDVYPGATPEKIMEEVSIPIEKVVENLEDVKAVYSNSYSNMANVQLEYEYGTDMDEAKRALQSALDNVTLPKDAEEPTITAISMNMMPVVALSVSSTKEDITELTSTVEDIILPKIEKINGVASATITGQHIEEVDLTYDKEKMAQLDLTEDTVKDMIQASNLAVSLGLYEFEEGEQAVAIDGKFMTEKELKNMQIPVTPSQQNPSPFVKLSDIAKIKVVGKVESVSRTNGKDAIAIQIVKGQQANTVDVVNSVKDLIKDEQKNIDGLVIDVSLDQGDPIEKSVLTMVEKAVFGCLIAVLIILLFLRDFKSTIISIISIPVSIFMALLLLNWMDITLNIMTLGAITVAIGRVIDDSIVVVENIYRRLHLKEEKLTGRALIREATIEMFKPILSSTLVTVAVFAPLMFVGGMVGELFRPFALTMAFALGASLLVAITIVPALSHFLFKKKLYSEKTESNHKEAGKLATWYKGILEKALNHKIITSVIAVILLAGSVALTPLIGFSFLGSEEEKTMYITYTPETGELKDETLKNVTEVEEKMLDRKDIDIVQLSINDTADAQSAMMGTGAGGALMYLIFDEDMKNFPEARDEIEEYITNLDQSGEWKSQDFSSTGMSTNEVSYTFYSEDLDKLNESVKKVEDMLKKNDGLEDVTTTAEDAYVEYTFKVNQQELLQYGLTAGQLLATLSPNNSKDVLTTIEKDGQELDVIVQQEKSAQPKSIDDMLDTEIPTATGQNMPLSKLVDVKKGTTQNTLSRSEGEYYATVSGKIIGDNVSKVTNEVDKEIDKIDLPKGVTMGVAGVTADMNETFTQLGIAMIAAVAIVYFILVVTFREGVAPFSILFSLPFAVIGSFVGLYLSGQTISVSVMMGLLMLIGIVVTNAIVLVDRIIHMERDGMNMREAILEAGSTRLRPILMTAIATIGALIPLAVGSGGSGLISKDLGITVIGGLISSTLLTLVIVPIVYEILSKLFKKNRKDIDEN